From a region of the Corvus moneduloides isolate bCorMon1 chromosome 27, bCorMon1.pri, whole genome shotgun sequence genome:
- the ZNF703 gene encoding zinc finger protein 703: MSGAPGGPRPRTPPSRGAAAAPSPRPPPADPLRQARRLPIRVLKMLSAHGGHLLHPEYLQPLSSTPVSPIELDAKKSPLALLAQTCSQIGKPDPPPSSKLNAVAAAAPAAEKEPSARPAALKPPGSGDVPAEDKSSFKPYSKGGGEPRKEGGADKAGFRVPSAACPPFPPHAAASPGGSRGASPQHPDPKGAEEKKEPEGGKPSPEGTGGALGRGAVEPGAHGEPPSGRKSEPPALPPAGHVAPVSPYKPGHSVFPLPPSSIGYHGSIVGAYAGYPSQFVPGLDPTKPGLVSSQLPGALGLPGKPPSSSPLTGASPPSFMQGLCRDPYCLSYHSASHLGSSNCSSCVHDPGSLKSGYPLVYPTHPLHSVHTTLSSSGTPSLPGHPLYTYGFMLQNDPLPHICNWVSASGPCDKRFATSEELLTHLRTHTALPGAEKLLAGYPTSGLGSAASCHLHLPPAAPGSPNTLPASLSLRSPHTLGLNRYHPYGKSHLPTAGALPVPSLPAAGPYYSPYALYGQRLTSASALGYQ; this comes from the exons ATGAGCGGCGCTCCCGGCGGGCCCCGGCCGAGGACCCCGCCGAGCCGcggagccgcggccgccccgtcgccccggccgccccccgccgaCCCGCTGCGTCAGGCCCGCCGGCTGCCCATCCGCGTCCTGAAGATGCTCAGCGCCCACGGCGGCCACCTCCTGCACCCCGAGTACCTCCAGCCGCTCTCCTCCACGCCCGTCAGCCCCATCGAG CTGGACGCCAAGAAGAGCCCGCTGGCGCTGCTGGCCCAGACCTGCTCGCAGATCGGGAAGCCCGACCCGCCGCCCTCCTCCAAGCTGAACGCCGtggccgccgccgcgcccgccgccgaGAAGGAGccctccgcccgccccgccgcgctgAAGCCGCCGGGCAGCGGGGACGTGCCCGCCGAGGACAAGTCGAGCTTCAAGCCCTACTCGAAGGGCGGCGGGGAGCCGCGCAAGGAGGGCGGCGCGGACAAGGCCGGCTTTCGGGTGCCCAGCGCCGCGTGCCCGCCGTTCCCCCCGCACGCCGCCGCCTCGCCCGGCGGCTCCCGCGGGGCCTCGCCGCAGCACCCCGACCCCAAGGGCGCCGAGGAGAAGAAAGAGCCCGAGGGGGGCAAGCCCAGCCCCGAGGGGACGGGCGGGGCGCTGGGGCGCGGGGCGGTGGAGCCCGGGGCGCACGGCGAGCCCCCCTCGGGCCGCAAGTCGGAGCCCCCCGCCCTGCCGCCCGCCGGCCATGTGGCCCCCGTCTCGCCCTACAAGCCGGGCCACTCCGTCTTCCCCCTGCCGCCCTCCAGCATCGGCTACCACGGCTCCATCGTCGGTGCATACGCCGGCTACCCGTCCCAGTTCGTGCCCGGGCTGGACCCCACCAAGCCGGGGCTGGTGAGCAGCCAGCTGCCGGGGGCGCTGGGGCTGCCGGGCAAACCGCCCAGCTCCAGCCCGCTCACCGGGGCCTCGCCGCCCTCCTTCATGCAGGGATTATGCCGGGACCCGTATTGCCTGAGCTACCACAGCGCCTCGCACCTGGGCTCCAGCAACTGCTCCAGCTGCGTGCACGACCCTGGCAGCCTCAAGAGCGGATACCCCTTGGTGTACCCCACGCACCCCCTGCACTCGGTGCACACCACGCTCTCCTCCAGCGGCACCCCCAGCCTGCCCGGCCACCCCCTCTACACCTACGGCTTCATGCTGCAGAACGACCCCCTGCCCCACATATGCAACTGGGTGTCTGCCAGCGGACCCTGCGACAAGAGGTTTGCCACCTCGGAGGAGCTGCTCACCCACCTACGGACCCACACGGCCCTGCCGGGGGCCGAGAAACTCTTGGCGGGTTACCCTACCTCCGGGCTGGGCTCCGCGGCCTCCTGCCACCTCCAcctcccgcccgccgcccccgggaGCCCCAACACGTTACCGGCCTCGCTCTCCTTGAGGAGCCCACACACTTTGGGACTAAACAGGTACCACCCCTATGGCAAGAGCCACTTGCCCACGGCCGGCGCCCTGCCCGTGCCCTCCTTGCCGGCCGCCGGACCTTACTACTCCCCGTACGCGCTCTACGGCCAAAGACTCACGTCAGCTTCCGCACTGGGATATCAGTAG